From the genome of Pukyongia salina, one region includes:
- a CDS encoding type I restriction-modification system subunit M: protein MAKADIDFEKELWDAANELRGAVSENNYKNYILPLVFLKHLSERYDIVHDELRKQLQDPKSEYYTTDKEEMNYVLEDTDEYRSRNTFRIPYNASWQYLKENAEQDDIKVKVDDAFDVIQELLTEYNPQLNNLLPRIFVRSELSPKQTGGIINLLSHPKFSEKENPETDILGRIYEYYIGRFAMAEGSGAGQFFTPGSIVRLLVELLEPYKGRIFDPACGSGGMFVQSLKFIKEHDGDKSDISIYGQEMTAQTLRLCLMNLMLRDLSFDIKLGNSLLDDKFPDLKADYVIANPPFNVSNWHPEDLPDGDPRLFGPKEEFTTDGSANYMWMQTFWHHLSDTGTAGIVMANGAMTSSTKGEKNVRQHMVDNSMIDAIVRLPDKLFLTTGIPACLFILSKNRDGKDGTHRERTNEILFLDASKMGTMASRKLRVFTDDDIRKIADTYHNWRTVVTSSDPDDKSGSYREANEIYEDIDGFCKAATLEEVQKQDYKLTPGIYVGTEAEDDDGIPFEEKMETLKAQLLGQFEKGEELKQQILENFDKF from the coding sequence TGACATAGTGCACGATGAACTTAGGAAACAACTACAAGATCCGAAATCCGAGTATTACACTACCGATAAGGAAGAAATGAATTATGTTTTGGAGGATACAGACGAGTACCGCTCAAGGAACACTTTTAGAATACCTTATAATGCGTCTTGGCAATATCTAAAAGAAAATGCCGAGCAGGACGACATCAAAGTAAAGGTAGACGATGCCTTCGACGTTATCCAGGAATTACTAACAGAATACAATCCCCAACTAAATAACCTCTTGCCCAGAATTTTTGTGCGTAGTGAGTTGTCTCCGAAACAAACTGGAGGAATAATAAATCTTTTATCCCATCCTAAATTTTCTGAAAAGGAAAATCCGGAAACGGATATACTAGGGCGCATTTATGAATACTACATCGGCCGCTTCGCCATGGCGGAAGGCTCCGGTGCCGGACAGTTCTTTACTCCGGGTAGTATTGTGCGCTTATTAGTGGAACTCCTTGAGCCATATAAAGGACGTATTTTCGATCCAGCTTGCGGAAGTGGTGGAATGTTTGTACAAAGTCTAAAGTTTATAAAAGAACACGACGGAGATAAAAGCGATATTTCTATCTACGGACAAGAAATGACTGCACAAACCCTGCGCTTGTGTTTAATGAACTTAATGCTACGCGACCTGTCGTTCGATATTAAATTAGGAAACTCACTGCTTGACGATAAGTTTCCTGACTTAAAAGCCGATTATGTCATCGCCAATCCACCTTTTAACGTAAGCAACTGGCATCCTGAAGACCTGCCTGATGGCGATCCCCGATTGTTTGGCCCAAAGGAAGAATTCACCACCGATGGCTCTGCCAATTATATGTGGATGCAGACCTTCTGGCATCACCTTAGCGATACTGGCACAGCGGGAATTGTAATGGCAAATGGAGCGATGACATCCAGTACGAAGGGAGAGAAGAATGTACGCCAACATATGGTAGATAATAGTATGATTGATGCAATAGTGCGATTACCGGATAAATTGTTTTTAACCACAGGAATACCAGCCTGCTTATTTATTTTAAGCAAGAACCGGGATGGTAAAGACGGAACTCATAGAGAACGCACCAACGAAATCTTATTTTTGGATGCGTCCAAAATGGGCACCATGGCCAGCCGTAAATTACGGGTGTTTACCGATGACGATATACGGAAAATAGCGGACACCTATCATAATTGGCGCACTGTTGTCACTTCGAGTGATCCCGACGATAAGTCGGGGTCGTATCGAGAAGCTAACGAGATCTACGAAGACATCGACGGCTTCTGCAAAGCTGCCACCCTTGAAGAGGTTCAAAAACAAGATTACAAACTTACACCGGGTATTTATGTCGGCACGGAAGCGGAGGATGATGATGGTATTCCCTTTGAAGAAAAGATGGAAACCTTAAAAGCCCAGTTGCTGGGGCAGTTTGAAAAAGGGGAAGAGTTAAAACAACAAATACTCGAAAATTTTGACAAATTCTAA
- a CDS encoding KAP family P-loop NTPase fold protein, producing MGTPPPELSINYELIQQILNYEFDLGLLKDIRVQNSSGSKQIDFLDDDRRAAAEIQSGYNTRIRGNIVKNLKSTRSLLRLHFQQRYRFILVVLNELTDNDRGFLQNELKTSGEIEQIILDLNDLKRLAAKFKFDGEFFIQRNIKTEYEEEVYVSNNPLNILLLRLENNNLFLGGHLWGANQDQTERFLADAIWENGHETNDTNAVNSVKEGDLVFLKSTYQSKGKSFLRIKGVGYVTKNYMDGHKLGINWNLFNSNIDIEGLGKYRRTFQRVMPTDRNMLLDKILDEVPDFLARIEQFQSIFTPSITSVNQVPIDSANKIYVGLEVGEEIKEYDVIFLPKSSYGPIGKNGIASHILNILGADREAFRFSDHDLKELNYKWDDTDLPDKRVELGFIVTKGEDKNDFNFRENLQAAVNNFPGPIIKGGEINPPVKVFIPLLGTGQAGMSVEDSFKIIIDAIPMILNQFRNSQIRINFPRNIERESLSAYARRIIRNSTSREIPNLNEQIGLLFGEDFENEDDIFSETKDKIPFRLDQVVDEDKLGREPVAKAFVDLIKNDIFTEHLNHSFMVHLQGKWGAGKSSFLNFIKRNLNSDDEKWIIVEYNAWQNQHIRPPWWSLIDQVYLKSKDQLFLIGIRTSLHLRRKELFRRIWRYSGWDKITAFIVFLVSILCIIYYGEDILNIFKTTSDTGEKKSFVSNFGDFLKLILTLVSVVGTLFAFAKFITVPFFINSSKEAKSFVLRASDPMNKIKEHFNDLVDDINSKKKKRQLAIFIDDIDRCDKEFIVQLLEGIQTLFKDKRVLYIVAGDKNWISTSFGNTYRDFANEQVDREQLGEFFIEKAFQLSFRLPNISEESKQNYWNHILGMENKDEDIKISSIEELTEDKKSELQADLKESKTKLTNPVFVRGLQEKYNLSGDTASNIVIEEKNKDTEELKHLLHEYHKYIDTNPRSIIRLANNYTMARSILMAERVTFDEHKLFRWLVIEDLCPKVKSMLPNAEHLSSVEEMVKSSSDVLKRDKCLQLLEGEADFMGGKIEIEEIKTIKGF from the coding sequence ATGGGAACGCCACCACCAGAATTAAGTATTAATTATGAGTTGATCCAACAGATTCTAAATTATGAATTTGATTTGGGTCTTCTCAAAGACATTCGTGTTCAAAATAGTAGTGGTTCAAAACAAATTGACTTTCTTGATGATGATAGAAGGGCTGCAGCGGAGATTCAATCTGGCTATAACACTCGAATTCGTGGTAATATTGTAAAGAATCTTAAATCAACTCGTAGTTTACTGCGACTTCATTTCCAACAGCGCTATCGATTTATTCTAGTGGTATTGAACGAACTAACCGATAATGATAGAGGTTTTCTACAGAATGAGTTAAAGACAAGTGGTGAGATTGAACAAATCATTTTAGATTTAAATGATCTGAAGCGCCTCGCAGCAAAGTTTAAATTTGATGGAGAATTCTTCATACAACGTAATATTAAGACTGAGTATGAGGAAGAAGTCTATGTGAGCAACAATCCTTTAAATATATTATTGCTAAGGCTAGAAAATAATAATCTATTTCTAGGCGGACATTTATGGGGGGCGAATCAGGATCAAACAGAACGGTTTCTAGCGGATGCCATCTGGGAGAATGGCCATGAAACAAACGACACTAACGCAGTTAACTCAGTAAAAGAAGGTGATTTGGTTTTTTTAAAATCTACATATCAGAGTAAGGGAAAGAGTTTTCTTCGCATTAAAGGTGTCGGCTACGTGACAAAAAATTACATGGACGGTCACAAATTGGGCATAAACTGGAATCTATTCAATTCTAATATAGATATTGAAGGCTTAGGTAAATATCGGAGGACTTTTCAGAGAGTTATGCCAACGGACAGGAATATGCTTCTAGATAAAATACTTGACGAGGTTCCAGATTTTCTTGCTCGAATTGAACAATTTCAATCAATTTTTACACCTTCAATAACTTCGGTAAATCAAGTACCGATAGATTCTGCGAACAAAATATATGTTGGTCTCGAAGTTGGTGAAGAAATTAAAGAATATGATGTAATCTTTCTGCCTAAAAGTTCTTACGGCCCGATCGGGAAAAATGGCATTGCCTCGCATATTTTGAACATATTAGGTGCAGATCGTGAAGCTTTTAGATTTTCTGATCATGATTTAAAGGAACTAAATTATAAATGGGATGACACCGATCTACCAGATAAGCGAGTGGAGTTAGGATTTATCGTAACTAAAGGTGAAGATAAAAATGATTTTAACTTTAGAGAGAATTTACAAGCTGCAGTAAACAACTTTCCAGGTCCAATAATTAAAGGAGGGGAGATTAATCCACCAGTTAAAGTTTTTATTCCATTGTTAGGGACAGGTCAAGCTGGTATGTCCGTTGAAGATAGTTTTAAGATAATTATAGATGCAATTCCTATGATTCTAAATCAATTCAGGAATTCTCAGATAAGAATTAATTTTCCAAGAAATATTGAAAGAGAATCACTATCAGCATATGCGAGAAGGATCATTCGAAACAGTACATCCCGAGAGATACCAAATCTAAATGAACAAATCGGACTACTTTTTGGAGAAGACTTTGAAAATGAAGATGATATCTTCTCTGAAACTAAGGATAAGATCCCATTCCGACTTGATCAGGTAGTTGATGAAGATAAACTAGGCAGAGAACCTGTTGCCAAAGCATTTGTTGATCTTATAAAGAACGATATTTTTACTGAACATCTAAATCATTCTTTCATGGTGCATTTACAAGGAAAATGGGGAGCTGGAAAATCATCATTTTTAAATTTTATAAAGAGAAATTTAAACTCAGATGATGAGAAATGGATTATCGTAGAATATAATGCCTGGCAGAATCAACATATAAGACCACCTTGGTGGTCTTTAATTGATCAAGTATATTTAAAAAGTAAAGATCAATTATTCTTGATCGGGATTAGAACGAGTTTACACCTTAGGCGGAAAGAGTTATTCAGACGTATTTGGCGTTATAGTGGCTGGGATAAAATAACAGCTTTTATTGTTTTCTTAGTCAGTATACTCTGTATTATATATTATGGCGAGGATATCCTCAATATATTCAAAACAACTTCAGATACAGGTGAGAAAAAAAGTTTTGTCTCGAACTTCGGTGATTTTTTAAAATTAATCCTAACCCTAGTATCAGTTGTAGGTACTCTTTTTGCCTTTGCTAAATTTATCACTGTGCCATTCTTTATAAATTCGTCTAAAGAAGCAAAATCCTTTGTATTAAGAGCTTCAGATCCAATGAATAAAATTAAAGAGCATTTTAATGATTTAGTTGATGATATAAATTCTAAAAAGAAAAAGAGACAACTAGCTATTTTTATCGATGATATCGATAGATGCGATAAAGAATTTATCGTGCAGCTACTGGAAGGCATACAAACCCTTTTTAAGGATAAACGAGTTTTATACATAGTAGCTGGAGATAAAAATTGGATTTCAACAAGTTTCGGAAATACTTACCGAGATTTTGCAAACGAACAAGTTGACAGAGAACAATTGGGTGAGTTTTTTATTGAAAAAGCTTTTCAACTGTCGTTCCGCTTGCCAAATATTTCTGAAGAATCCAAACAGAATTATTGGAATCATATATTAGGAATGGAAAATAAAGACGAGGACATTAAGATTAGTTCAATTGAAGAATTAACAGAGGATAAGAAATCTGAATTACAGGCTGATTTAAAAGAATCAAAGACTAAACTTACTAACCCCGTATTTGTTAGAGGATTGCAAGAAAAATATAATCTTTCAGGTGACACGGCATCAAATATTGTCATTGAAGAAAAAAATAAGGATACAGAAGAATTAAAGCATTTACTTCATGAATATCATAAATATATAGATACAAATCCTAGATCGATAATAAGGTTGGCTAATAACTATACTATGGCTCGTTCAATACTAATGGCTGAAAGAGTGACTTTTGACGAGCATAAATTATTTAGATGGCTGGTGATAGAAGATTTGTGTCCTAAGGTAAAATCAATGCTGCCAAATGCAGAGCATCTCTCATCTGTGGAAGAAATGGTGAAATCTAGTTCTGATGTACTTAAACGCGATAAGTGTCTTCAATTATTGGAGGGAGAAGCAGATTTTATGGGAGGTAAAATTGAAATAGAAGAAATTAAAACTATAAAAGGATTCTAA
- a CDS encoding restriction endonuclease subunit S, whose amino-acid sequence MPQNWKTYKLGDVAVLNKKNINPKNFNDEIYIGLEHIGKGSFLIESTGSASDVTSNKAIFASGDILYGKIRPYFKKVYRPKFSGICSTDILVIGPRNESNVTQDYLYQLIRTQEFTDRATETSTGTKMPRADWNSLTKLNYSFPPLSEQKAIVSILSALDDKIELNLQQNKTLEEMAMALYKHWFVDFGPFQDGEFVDSELGMIPKGWEVKSIGELIETLGGGTPKTKVIEYWQNGDIDWYSPTDLTSANSLYSLGTAKKITKLGLQKSSAKLFPKNSLLMSSRATIGAITINRKEACTNQGFITMLPNDKLSLYQLHGWTVFNMDVIISKANGSTFKEISKTNFRNLPIALGIKIQDYLTEVSNYYSLIESNILENQTLTQLRDTLLPKLISGEVRLKEFEKTAEAAL is encoded by the coding sequence ATGCCCCAAAACTGGAAAACATATAAACTTGGAGATGTAGCAGTTCTTAATAAAAAGAATATTAATCCAAAAAATTTCAATGATGAAATTTATATAGGTCTGGAACATATTGGGAAAGGTAGCTTTCTAATTGAATCAACTGGATCCGCTAGTGATGTTACAAGCAATAAAGCCATTTTTGCAAGTGGCGATATTTTATATGGCAAAATTAGACCCTACTTTAAGAAAGTGTACCGGCCCAAATTCTCAGGTATTTGTTCAACAGATATATTGGTTATTGGTCCTCGAAACGAATCTAATGTAACTCAAGATTACCTTTATCAATTAATAAGAACACAAGAATTTACGGACAGAGCTACTGAGACAAGCACTGGAACAAAAATGCCAAGAGCAGATTGGAACAGTTTAACTAAATTAAATTATAGCTTCCCTCCACTCTCAGAACAAAAAGCCATCGTCTCCATCCTCTCCGCACTCGACGATAAAATAGAACTCAACCTCCAGCAAAACAAAACACTGGAAGAAATGGCCATGGCACTCTACAAACATTGGTTTGTGGATTTTGGACCCTTCCAAGATGGGGAATTCGTGGACTCTGAGTTGGGGATGATTCCGAAGGGGTGGGAAGTCAAGTCGATAGGTGAATTAATTGAAACTTTGGGTGGCGGTACTCCGAAAACAAAAGTCATCGAATATTGGCAGAATGGAGATATAGATTGGTATTCACCTACAGATTTAACCAGCGCCAATTCTCTTTACTCACTCGGTACGGCAAAAAAAATAACTAAACTAGGACTCCAAAAAAGTTCTGCAAAGTTATTTCCAAAGAATTCTTTATTGATGTCAAGTCGAGCGACAATAGGAGCAATTACCATTAACAGAAAAGAAGCTTGTACAAATCAGGGTTTTATTACTATGCTCCCAAATGATAAGCTGAGTTTATATCAACTCCACGGTTGGACAGTTTTTAATATGGATGTTATTATTTCAAAGGCAAACGGAAGTACATTTAAAGAGATAAGTAAAACCAACTTTAGAAATTTACCTATTGCGTTGGGAATTAAAATTCAAGATTATTTGACGGAGGTAAGTAATTATTATTCATTGATTGAGAGCAATATTCTAGAAAACCAAACTCTCACACAACTCCGAGACACCCTCTTACCCAAGCTCATCAGTGGCGAAGTACGCTTAAAAGAATTCGAAAAAACTGCCGAAGCTGCCTTATGA
- a CDS encoding type I restriction endonuclease subunit R: protein MTYLLEHTVQKAAIEWLQELGYTYQEGNSLERDLKKVVLENELRSFLQNTYPKVPATAIDEAFAAFTQNQGMDLDHRNRDFHRKMTQGVSVTWKDAQGKEQAKHIYPINYIQPDKNNFLCTDEVTIVGKNTRRTDLLIYINGLPLIVFEFKNMFDKEVDIDNAHRQIGHYMLDIPQLFDYNAITVISDGMQALHGMYSSSFKWFAPWKSLHGDDLVQKSELQLETLLKGLFPKETLLNYLQNFIFHEDHNGKIIKKGAKYHQFWGINKAVESAIRNIKPIGDGRLGVIWHTQGSGKSISMAILTGILRQLPEMKNPTIVIQVDRSDLDQQLYENFVLCKDLVGDVGHADTTDELRDLLSAEGGGVIFTTIEKFRLKELEDGKEEQHPVLSERFNLIVMADEAHRTQYGFKDGGFAQNIRRAVPNASFIGFTGTPVDSKDADTEQVFGKTIHTYDIKQAVEDGATVPIYYEPKMVPLNIKEKFTKKLEEVAETEEEEGTNAVWAAIEDAAGAEDRVRRVAKDILTHFKAREETLEGKAMIVCMSRRNCVKMYDAISVLEGCPEIAVIMTSNISKDPKSWNPHVRTKDAMEAIKKRFRNPDDPLKMVIVRDMWLTGFDAPCAHTMYVDKIMKSHNLMQAIARVNRVFEDKPNGLVVDFIGISDHLAKATKKYTGSGGEGKPTIDLEAAVNLCLEQFAEVIRLVGGFNIDEVNTKSDAEKLKWSNELVNKLLETDVITDEFLNEERKLSELVAMTNSDKRIWAIQEEVSVIQKIRQVIRKIKNPPAIQRKKNDRIKDLISKSIESNEIVDLAQMFNLDKIDISIIDDRFQAIVKEKGSENIKVELLRRIINDELKVRMSKNIRRMSTLKEELESVLSRYHKNSLDSIAAIKHLLDIANEFKNDDQRTIELGLTEDELAFYDLLAANKKILNEAGPIQDLVHKVVASVKKNLQLDWSKKENARAAIRLAVKKELKGKVPFSSLDQLLKEVIEQAEGQYKDWPLVG from the coding sequence ATGACCTACCTCTTAGAACATACCGTACAAAAAGCGGCCATAGAATGGTTGCAGGAATTGGGGTATACTTACCAAGAGGGAAACTCGCTTGAGCGAGACCTTAAAAAAGTAGTACTGGAAAACGAGTTACGCTCCTTTTTACAAAATACTTATCCAAAGGTACCTGCCACCGCTATCGATGAAGCCTTCGCCGCCTTCACCCAAAACCAAGGCATGGATCTGGATCATCGCAACAGGGATTTCCATCGTAAAATGACTCAGGGGGTTTCAGTCACCTGGAAGGACGCCCAGGGTAAAGAGCAGGCCAAACATATTTACCCCATCAATTATATCCAACCGGACAAGAATAACTTTCTATGTACCGATGAGGTGACCATTGTTGGTAAAAACACCAGAAGGACGGACCTGCTTATTTATATCAATGGGTTACCGCTTATTGTCTTCGAGTTTAAAAATATGTTCGATAAGGAAGTTGATATCGACAACGCCCACCGGCAGATAGGGCATTATATGCTGGACATCCCTCAATTGTTCGACTACAATGCCATCACCGTAATTTCAGATGGGATGCAGGCCCTGCACGGTATGTACAGTTCGTCCTTTAAATGGTTTGCCCCCTGGAAAAGTCTTCATGGGGACGATCTGGTTCAGAAAAGCGAACTACAGCTTGAAACACTCTTAAAAGGATTATTTCCTAAAGAAACACTGCTTAACTATTTACAAAACTTCATTTTCCACGAAGACCACAATGGTAAGATCATAAAAAAAGGAGCCAAATACCATCAGTTTTGGGGGATCAATAAAGCCGTAGAGAGTGCAATAAGAAACATTAAACCTATAGGTGATGGTCGTTTAGGAGTCATTTGGCACACACAGGGGTCAGGGAAAAGTATTTCTATGGCAATTTTAACCGGAATACTGAGGCAACTTCCTGAGATGAAGAATCCCACCATTGTGATACAAGTTGATAGATCGGATCTTGATCAGCAGCTTTACGAGAACTTCGTGCTTTGTAAAGACTTAGTAGGTGATGTAGGTCATGCAGATACCACCGATGAGCTCAGAGATTTATTAAGTGCCGAGGGTGGTGGTGTGATCTTTACAACTATTGAGAAATTCCGTTTAAAGGAGCTAGAAGATGGCAAAGAAGAGCAGCATCCGGTGCTTTCGGAACGATTTAACCTAATCGTCATGGCCGATGAGGCCCATCGCACCCAATACGGGTTTAAAGATGGAGGATTTGCTCAAAACATTCGTAGAGCCGTACCCAATGCCTCTTTTATTGGTTTTACCGGAACTCCGGTAGATAGTAAAGATGCCGATACCGAACAGGTATTTGGAAAAACCATTCATACTTACGATATCAAACAGGCCGTGGAAGATGGTGCAACCGTTCCTATTTATTACGAGCCCAAAATGGTTCCGCTAAATATCAAGGAAAAGTTCACAAAGAAGTTAGAAGAAGTAGCAGAAACGGAGGAAGAAGAAGGGACCAATGCCGTCTGGGCGGCCATCGAAGATGCCGCTGGTGCGGAAGATAGAGTGCGGCGAGTTGCTAAGGATATTTTAACGCATTTTAAAGCAAGAGAGGAAACTTTAGAGGGCAAGGCCATGATCGTTTGTATGAGCAGAAGAAATTGTGTAAAAATGTACGATGCTATTTCGGTTTTAGAAGGTTGTCCGGAAATCGCCGTGATCATGACCAGCAATATCAGTAAAGATCCGAAGTCATGGAACCCTCATGTGAGAACAAAGGATGCCATGGAAGCGATAAAAAAGCGGTTTCGAAATCCCGATGATCCTTTAAAGATGGTAATAGTTCGGGACATGTGGCTGACAGGTTTTGATGCCCCCTGTGCGCATACCATGTATGTAGATAAAATCATGAAAAGCCATAACCTAATGCAGGCCATTGCACGGGTAAACCGGGTGTTCGAGGACAAGCCAAATGGGTTAGTAGTTGATTTTATCGGAATCTCAGATCATTTAGCAAAAGCAACGAAAAAATATACAGGCAGTGGTGGTGAGGGAAAACCGACCATCGATTTAGAAGCGGCTGTAAACTTGTGCCTCGAACAATTCGCGGAAGTTATAAGGTTGGTAGGGGGATTCAATATTGATGAGGTTAACACAAAGTCCGATGCTGAAAAACTAAAATGGTCGAATGAGTTGGTAAATAAGTTGCTTGAGACCGATGTCATTACAGACGAATTCCTAAACGAAGAACGAAAACTATCGGAATTGGTGGCTATGACGAACTCAGACAAGCGTATTTGGGCCATTCAGGAAGAAGTGAGTGTCATTCAAAAGATAAGACAAGTAATTAGGAAGATTAAAAATCCTCCAGCGATACAGCGTAAAAAGAATGATCGTATAAAGGATTTAATCAGCAAATCCATAGAATCCAATGAAATTGTGGATTTGGCCCAGATGTTCAATCTGGACAAGATAGATATCTCAATCATCGATGATCGTTTTCAAGCCATTGTAAAAGAAAAGGGTAGCGAGAATATTAAAGTGGAACTGCTAAGGAGAATCATTAATGATGAGTTGAAGGTGCGCATGTCCAAAAACATCAGGCGTATGTCCACTTTAAAAGAGGAATTGGAGAGTGTTTTAAGCAGGTATCATAAAAACAGTTTAGATTCGATTGCGGCTATTAAGCATTTGCTGGATATTGCCAATGAATTTAAAAATGATGACCAGCGCACAATAGAATTAGGCTTAACCGAAGACGAACTGGCCTTTTACGACCTGTTGGCGGCTAATAAAAAGATTTTAAACGAAGCTGGCCCCATTCAGGATTTAGTACATAAAGTAGTTGCATCAGTAAAGAAAAACCTACAGTTGGATTGGTCAAAAAAGGAAAATGCACGAGCAGCGATTCGGTTAGCCGTAAAGAAAGAATTAAAAGGCAAAGTGCCTTTCTCTTCATTGGACCAATTATTAAAAGAAGTCATCGAACAGGCTGAAGGACAGTATAAGGATTGGCCTTTGGTGGGGTAG
- a CDS encoding toll/interleukin-1 receptor domain-containing protein, whose translation MRAFISYSHKDEEYLERLHTHLAQLKRDGLIHTWTDESISPGGNIEKEISTSLSESELFIALLSPDYINSNYCYEKEFEAALKMHEEGKLIIIPIILEPCDWLTTPFKVFKAMPKDGKPISNWSNSNTAFLGVIQGIRSLMEGHKAEVVVASQSKKPETNSRSYKVQKDFDTIEKMEFVETGFKELRLHLRNYIDEVLNLENIKARILVNDDESFKCVIVNKNKIATEAKLMLTKTDGKPQIGIQSYTGSDFSINCSIDQGNRGNEHFSFNLELDEYNMYWTMGGYSFKGGSRKLSVKEIADIIWEKWLKSIGIDF comes from the coding sequence ATGAGAGCATTTATTTCTTACAGTCATAAAGATGAAGAATACCTTGAGAGACTACATACTCATCTAGCTCAATTGAAACGTGATGGATTAATACACACGTGGACAGATGAATCTATTTCACCGGGAGGTAATATTGAAAAGGAGATATCTACTTCCTTAAGTGAATCGGAGCTATTTATTGCGCTGTTAAGTCCAGATTATATTAATTCGAATTATTGTTACGAAAAAGAATTTGAAGCTGCTTTAAAAATGCATGAAGAAGGTAAATTGATAATTATTCCTATCATCCTAGAGCCCTGTGATTGGCTCACTACACCTTTTAAAGTATTTAAAGCTATGCCAAAAGATGGTAAGCCAATATCTAATTGGAGCAATAGTAACACGGCTTTTCTAGGTGTTATACAGGGGATAAGAAGCCTAATGGAAGGTCATAAGGCAGAAGTAGTAGTGGCAAGTCAAAGTAAAAAGCCTGAAACTAACTCGCGCAGTTATAAAGTTCAAAAAGATTTTGACACTATCGAGAAAATGGAATTCGTTGAAACTGGCTTTAAAGAACTAAGATTGCATTTAAGAAACTATATTGATGAGGTTTTGAATCTTGAGAATATCAAGGCGAGAATTTTAGTCAACGATGATGAGAGTTTTAAATGTGTTATTGTTAACAAGAACAAAATTGCTACGGAAGCAAAATTAATGCTTACGAAAACAGATGGCAAGCCTCAAATTGGAATCCAGTCGTATACAGGTTCTGATTTTTCGATTAATTGTAGTATAGATCAAGGTAATCGAGGTAATGAACATTTTTCTTTCAACTTAGAACTTGATGAATACAATATGTATTGGACTATGGGAGGATATAGTTTTAAAGGTGGATCACGTAAATTATCTGTAAAGGAGATTGCCGATATAATCTGGGAGAAATGGTTAAAAAGTATTGGGATAGATTTTTGA
- a CDS encoding LemA family protein — MIYFLAFLGGGLVIILLLISIFNRFVKNRNTVKDAWSNIDVALKRRYDLIPNLVETVKGYAAHEKTTLENVIHARNAAMAVPKDDINGQIKAENALQQTLRSIFALGEAYPDLKANTNFINLQEKLNEIEENLERSRRYYNGTVRENNTYGESFPGVLFAGIFNYTHFDFFEAEAASRENVKVDFS; from the coding sequence ATGATATACTTTTTAGCTTTCTTAGGGGGTGGCCTCGTTATCATCCTGCTACTTATCTCCATCTTCAACCGTTTTGTGAAGAACCGAAACACCGTTAAGGACGCATGGAGCAATATAGATGTGGCCTTAAAACGTCGCTACGATCTTATCCCAAACCTGGTGGAGACCGTGAAAGGCTATGCTGCCCATGAAAAAACCACCCTGGAGAATGTGATCCACGCCCGAAATGCGGCCATGGCCGTGCCCAAGGATGATATCAATGGGCAAATAAAGGCAGAGAATGCCTTACAGCAAACCCTTAGATCTATTTTTGCGTTGGGTGAAGCCTACCCGGACCTGAAGGCAAATACCAATTTTATCAACCTGCAGGAGAAGCTCAACGAGATAGAGGAGAACCTGGAACGCAGCAGGCGCTACTACAACGGTACGGTGCGTGAGAACAACACTTATGGGGAAAGCTTCCCCGGGGTTCTCTTTGCAGGGATCTTTAACTATACACACTTCGATTTCTTCGAAGCAGAGGCAGCTAGCCGTGAGAATGTGAAAGTAGACTTTTCGTAA